In Pleuronectes platessa chromosome 5, fPlePla1.1, whole genome shotgun sequence, a single genomic region encodes these proteins:
- the LOC128440605 gene encoding lens fiber membrane intrinsic protein-like, whose protein sequence is MYSFMGGGLFCAGVGNILLIVSTATDYWMQYRHSSNYMHQGLWRYCVPGKCMTHTDSIAYWDATRAFMILSLLACFIGIVIGVMAFIHYSSFDGFDKTFAAGILFFISCFFVLLAMAVYTGVTVNYYGKRYGSWRFSWSYIMGWVAVVLTFFSGIFYMCAYRMHECPRNSNSR, encoded by the exons atgtacagCTTCATGGGAGGTGGGTTGTTCTGCGCCGGAGTCGGGAACATACTCCTCATCGTCTCCACGGCAACTGACTACTGGATGCAGTACCGTCACTCCAGCAATTACATGCACCAGGGCCTGTGGCGGTACTGTGTGCCGGGGAAAtgcatgacacacacagacagcattG CGTACTGGGACGCCACCCGGGCCTTCATGATTCTCTCCCTGCTGGCTTGCTTCATCGGCATCGTGATCGGGGTCATGGCCTTCATCCACTACTCCTCCTTCGACGGGTTTGACAAGACATTTGCAGCCggcatcctcttcttcatctcct GCTTCTTTGTGTTGCTGGCCATGGCAGTCTACACTGGAGTGACGGTGAACTACTATGGTAAACGCTATGGCAGCTGGCGGTTCTCCTGGTCCTATATAATGGGCTGGGTGGCAGTGGTGCTCACATTCTTCTCAG GTATCTTCTACATGTGTGCATACAGGATGCATGAATGCCCAAGAAACTCTAACTCACGCTGA
- the LOC128440560 gene encoding roundabout homolog 2 — protein MCVHYSPRERPGWAPVAPEGPRIVDEWEWEQQLLNKSAQNQTAGQFIEIRIFFSRETMTSGSRARLEDSGPRIVEDPSDLIVSKGEPATLNCKAEGRPTPSIEWYKDGERVETDKDDPRSHRMLLPSGSLFFLRIVHGRRSKPDEGIYTCVARNPLGDAISRNASLEVAVLRDDFRQAPSDVVVAAGEPAVLECVPPRGHPEPTVSWKRNNARVSAKDDRIAMRGGKLMISHTRKSDAGMYVCVGTNMVGERDSDPAELVVYERPVLVRRPVNQVVMEDETVDFLCEVHGDPPPTVRWRREEGELPRGRFEIRNGNSLRLFRVKEQDEGTYTCTSENSVGKTEASAMLQVHVPPQIASKPRDQITTQGMSVTFQCGTTGNPPPAIFWQKEGSQMLLFPGQPPSQSGRYSVSMSGELTVADVHPEDSGFYICQAISVAGSVLTKALLEVEGGPSGRVPPIIRQGPANQTVSRGATAQLHCRVIGGPSVKISWEKDGERLQGNKPRLTLMENGTLQIAGIMDTDSGSYMCVVSSATGETSWSGMLTIREDGVSSVSRVSEFIQLPGPPQKPVVTEVTKNTVTLTWQSNPHEGGAAVTSYVIEAFSQSVGSTWQTVADHVRQERHTVVGLFPNTVYLFIVRAVNSYGLSDPSPISEPVRTQDGSPTEQGVDHRQVQRDLGEVSVYLQKPVVLSPSSIRIHWTVARQSRYVQGYRIFYRTIGNSWLVQDVEATSDNSAILVDLQSSSEYEVKIRPYFNELQGHDSLMVLLRTPEEVVSAAPQGVSVVQLTNSSSISVSWEPPPHHIQSGIIREYKVWCLGSGLAEENQINRTVDGAVLSILLTGLLPNVRYSVTVAAVTGPGVGAQSLPVSLLLTVPLDKNSTPVKKDGGLTITEQITSVVRQPAFIAGLGVAAWLALTGFSGWLYCRHRRRKQLGHYTTSFAYTPAVGFVHSEGSGIINGGPGLLGSNMGNYPWLSDSWPTPNLSHNSKDSVNCCSGKLDSDRYYNTVGIANYPNQPEKLSAASTDSPIYSTINPAAEDDLLAYYDTYSSTTYNQGPDPYSSNPGLSNSGLVGLGLGLGQDLDQWTIQSGESGSEYAKLQYTKKSNDKLAKQKSTGSSTKSAPLTWVDVLSLPLPPNKEKGRTKTDKGDGHHSSEEEDDDWCPPLPARTYLMDASREEISSLPSKTDDLSYAATLMAFPQRDTHKPGDSLRLHSFDLLTRQHLGSQVSQSNPDLFTNTKARDVSGMYHTNQWADNFRGESYSKGPSPAAAAESSPGAQTHRSRSKKKTPKDGQLKRELHGHTGLPPPPAPPPTDDSLQLLAEVLSRGRTDTERKVAGDSPTPPRRAEQFSPPRRGPTHCLSQDENLIPYGQSSFLPKVQMSGYGSLSGGVLPRPSAAACRRDEQTTKLEEETKPPYKPSQPQLIAPSWARSLLHPIALDELGNM, from the exons GACAGTTTATTGAGATTAGGATCTTTTTTTCAAGAGAGACCATGACCT CAGGGTCCCGGGCACGGCTGGAGGACAGCGGGCCTCGCATAGTGGAGGACCCCTCGGATTTGATTGTCTCCAAGGGGGAGCCCGCCACCCTCAACTGCAAGGCAGAGGGCCGACCCACTCCCAGCATCGAGTGGTACAAAGATGGCGAGCGTGTGGAGACTGACAAGGACGACCCGCGCTCCCACCGCATGCTCCTGCCCAGTggctccctcttcttcctgcgCATCGTACACGGGCGACGGAGCAAACCAGACGAAGGCATCTACACCTGTGTGGCCCGCAACCCCCTGGGAGATGCCATCAGTCGCAATGCTTCTCTGGAAGTTGCTG TCCTGAGAGATGATTTCCGGCAGGCGCCGAGTGATGTGGTGGTGGCTGCTGGCGAGCCTGCCGTGCTGGAGTGTGTGCCTCCGCGTGGCCACCCCGAACCCACCGTGTCCTGGAAACGCAACAACGCCCGAGTCAGCGCCAAGGATGACCGCATCGCT ATGCGTGGTGGGAAACTGATGATCTCTCACACCAGGAAGAGCGATGCCGGCATGTACGTCTGTGTGGGCACGAACATggtgggagagagggacagcGATCCCGCGGAGCTGGTGGTGTACG agcGGCCCGTGTTGGTGCGAAGGCCGGTGAACCAGGTGGTGATGGAGGACGAGACGGTGGACTTCCTGTGCGAGGTGCACGGAGACCCCCCTCCCACCGTGCGATGgcgcagagaggaaggagagctgCCCCGCGGGAG GTTTGAAATCCGCAACGGCAACAGCCTCCGTTTGTTCCGCGTGAAGGAGCAGGACGAGGGCACCTACACCTGCACGTCTGAGAACAGCGTGGGCAAGACGGAGGCCTCGGCCATGCTGCAGGTCCACG TTCCACCTCAGATTGCCTCGAAGCCCCGGGACCAGATTACCACCCAGGGGATGAGCGTCACCTTTCAATGCGGCACCACGGGAAACCCTCCACCTGCCATCTTCTGGCAGAAAGAGGGCAGCCAG atGTTGTTGTTCCCCGGTCAGCCACCGTCACAGTCTGGTCGTTACTCGGTGTCCATGAGCGGAGAGCTGACCGTCGCGGACGTCCACCCCGAGGACTCTGGTTTCTACATCTGCCAGGCCATCAGTGTCGCGGGGAGTGTGTTGACCAAGGCGCTGCTGGAGGTGGAAGGAG GCCCTTCAGGTCGTGTACCGCCGATCATTCGCCAAGGTCCGGCCAATCAGACCGTATCTCGGGGTGCCACGGCGCAGCTGCACTGCCGTGTAATCGGAGGACCTTCAGTCAAGATTTCAtgggagaaagatggagagagactgCAGGGAAATAAACCAAGACTGACCTTGATGGAGAATGGCACTTTGCAAATCGCAGGCataatg GACACGGACTCTGGGTCGTACATGTGCGTCGTGTCCAGCGCTACGGGAGAGACGAGCTGGAGTGGGATGTTGACTATCAGAG AAGATGGAGTTTCTTCAGTGTCCAGAGTTTCTGAGTTCATCCAGCTTCCGGGACCTCCACAGAAGCCCGTGGTGACGGAGGTGACCAAAAACACCGTCACCCTCACCTGGCAGTCCAACCCTCATGAAGGCGGGGCCGCCGTCACCTCCTACGTGATCGAAGCTTTCAG ccaATCAGTGGGCAGCACTTGGCAAACGGTGGCGGACCACGTGAGGCAGGAGAGGCACACGGTGGTCGGACTCTTCCCCAACACGGTTTATCTCTTCATCGTCCGAGCTGTCAACTCCTACGGCCTCAGTGACCCCAGCCCGATCTCCGAGCCTGTCAGGACGCAGG ACGGGAGTCCCACAGAACAGGGCGTGGACCACAGACAGGTGCAGAGGGATTTAGGAGAGGTGTCTGTCTACCTGCAGAAGCCTgtggttctctctccctccagcaTCAGGATTCATTGGACT GTCGCCCGCCAGTCTCGGTACGTTCAGGGTTACCGAATATTTTACCGGACTATCGGCAACTCCTGGTTGGTCCAGGATGTGGAGGCCACCTCGGACAACAGTGCCATCTTAGTGGATCTACAGAGCAGCTCCGAGTATGAGGTCAAGATCCGCCCTTACTTCAATGAGCTCCAGGGTCATGACAGCCTCATGGTTCTGCTGCGAACACCCGAGGAGG TGGTAAGTGCTGCTCCACAGGGTGTATCAGTGGTGCAGCTCACCAACAGCTCCAGTATCAGTGTATCCTGGGAGCCTCCGCCTCATCATATTCAGAGTGGCATCATTCGGGAGTACAAG GTCTGGTGTCTGGGCAGTGGCCTGGCTGAGGAGAACCAGATCAACCGCACGGTGGATGGAGCGGTTCTGTCCATCCTGCTGACGGGCCTGCTGCCCAACGTCCGCTACTCTGTCACGGTGGCTGCCGTCACCGGCCCGGGTGTGGGCGCCCAAAGCCTGCCGGTCAGCCTGCTGCTCA CTGTCCCACTGGACAAGAATTCAACGCCTGTGAAGAAAGATGGTGGTCTCACAATAACGGAGCAGATCACAAGCGTAGTGCGCCAGCCGGCCTTCATCGCAGGACTGGGCGTGGCTGCGTGGCTGGCGCTGACGGGCTTCAGTGGTTGGCTGTACTGTCGCCACCGCAGGAGGAAGCAGCTGGGACACTACACCACATCCTTCGCATACACACCAGcag TTGGCTTCGTTCACAGTGAAGGGTCCGGCATCATAAACGGAGG ACCCGGCTTGCTGGGATCAAACATGGGTAACTACCCGTGGCTGTCAGACTCCTGGCCGACTCCGAACCTCTCTCACAACAGCAAGGACTCAGTGAACTGCTGCTCTGGCAAACTGGACTCAGATAGATATTATAACA CAGTTGGAATTGCAAACTACCCTAACCAGCCAGAGAAACTCAGCGCCGCGTCCACCGACAGTCCCATCTACAGCACCATCAATCCAGCTGCCGAGGACGACCTGCTGGCCTATTATGACACCTACTCCAGCACGACCTACAACCAGGGTCCAGACCCATACAGCAGCAACCCAGGGCTGTCAAACAGTGGACTCGTGGGTCTGGGTCTGGGTCTGGGGCAGGACCTGGACCAGTGGACCATCCAGTCTGGAGAGTCTGGGTCTGAGTATGCCAAGCTCCAGTACACCAAGAAAAGCAACG ACAAACTGGCAAAGCAGAAGTCGACTGGATCCTCAACCAAATCAGCTCCTCTCACCTGGGTGGATGTTTTgtcgcttcctcttcctcccaacaAAGAAAAGGGTCgcacaaagacagacaaagGAGACGGGCACCACAG ctctgaggaggaagacgacGACTGGTGTCCGccgttgcctgccagaacttaCCTGATGGACGCTTCCAGGGAGGAAATCTCCAGCCTGCCTTCAAAAACAGACGATCTGTCTTACGCGGCGACATTGATGGCCTTTCCTCAGcgagacacacacaagcccgGGGACAGTCTGCGGCTGCACAGCTTCGACCTCTTGACCCGCCAACACTTGGGCTCCCAGGTGTCCCAGTCAAACCCAGATCTGTTTACCAACACCAAGGCCCGGGATGTCAGCGGGATGTATCACACCAACCAATGGGCAGACAATTTTAGGGGGGAAAGCTACAGCAAAG gaccatctcctgctgcagctgccgaGTCGAGTCCCGGAGCCCAGACGCACAGATCCAGGAGTAAGAAGAAAACGCCCAAGGATGGACAACTGAAGCGAGAGCTACACGGCCACACAG GACTCCCCCCTCCCCCGGCCCCGCCCCCTACAGATGACTCCCTGCAGCTCCTGGCGGAGGTTTTGAGCCGCGGACGAACGGACACGGAAAGAAAAGTTGCCGGCGACTCGCCTACGCCTCCGAGGAGGGCAGAGCAGTTCTCACCGCCGAGGAGAGGACCGACACATTGTTTATCACAGG ATGAAAATTTAATCCCATATGGACAGTCCAGCTTCCTGCCCAAGGTCCAGATGTCGGGCTACGGGTCCCTTAGCGGAGGAGTGTTGCCGCGACCCTCCGCTGCCGCCTGTAGGAGAGATGAG CAAACAACAAAACTGGAGGAGGAAACCAAACCTCCTTATAAACCCTCCCAGCCTCAGCTGATCGCCCCCAGCTGGGCGAGGTCCCTGTTGCATCCCATTGCTCTTGATGAGCTGGGGAACATGTGA